One window of the Kiritimatiellales bacterium genome contains the following:
- a CDS encoding uroporphyrinogen decarboxylase family protein, which translates to MNARERVLAVLHRQTPDRVPVDIWLVPELVKKFKARLGVDDELDIYRGLDIDKIAWLGIPYRGMILKDPNELVEVNHWGVKREKIAANANTEYGEVSFNPLLGMDDPAQLEEYPWPHPDDFNYEAAAAEAKKLALEFVTLGPWISLFEVYCQMRSLEEALMDTVAEPEFLHAALDRIMWSQGEMVRRFLTAADGAVDMVFVSDDMGTQQSLLMSPPAFDEFIFPRLKAWCEMIHSFGVKVFFHTDGAAEPLIPRLIEAGIDVLNPIQHVCPGMDCKELKIKYGDKLIFHGGIENQKTLPFGTPEDVAAETLACLNELGPHGYIPCSCHYAQADTPVENVIALIETVQQFKL; encoded by the coding sequence ATGAATGCACGCGAAAGAGTTCTGGCTGTGTTGCACCGTCAAACGCCGGACCGCGTTCCGGTGGACATCTGGCTGGTGCCGGAATTAGTGAAAAAATTTAAGGCGCGACTCGGTGTTGATGACGAGCTGGATATTTATCGTGGGCTGGATATTGATAAAATTGCGTGGCTTGGCATTCCGTATAGAGGAATGATTCTGAAAGATCCGAATGAACTGGTTGAAGTGAATCATTGGGGAGTGAAACGCGAAAAAATTGCGGCGAATGCAAACACAGAATATGGCGAAGTTTCATTTAACCCGCTGCTTGGCATGGATGATCCGGCACAGCTTGAAGAGTATCCGTGGCCGCATCCGGACGATTTCAATTATGAAGCCGCCGCTGCCGAAGCGAAAAAACTGGCGCTGGAATTTGTCACGCTCGGCCCGTGGATTTCGCTGTTCGAAGTTTACTGTCAGATGCGTTCGCTGGAAGAAGCGCTGATGGACACCGTGGCTGAGCCGGAATTTCTGCATGCGGCGCTGGATAGGATTATGTGGTCGCAAGGCGAAATGGTGCGCCGGTTTTTAACGGCGGCGGATGGCGCAGTGGATATGGTTTTTGTGAGCGATGATATGGGCACGCAGCAAAGTCTGCTGATGTCACCACCGGCGTTTGATGAATTTATTTTCCCGCGCCTCAAAGCGTGGTGTGAAATGATTCATTCATTCGGTGTAAAAGTTTTCTTTCATACCGACGGCGCGGCGGAACCGCTCATCCCGCGCCTGATCGAAGCCGGCATTGATGTACTCAACCCGATTCAGCACGTCTGCCCCGGCATGGACTGTAAGGAACTGAAAATAAAATATGGTGACAAACTGATTTTTCACGGCGGAATCGAAAACCAGAAAACCCTGCCGTTCGGCACGCCGGAGGACGTTGCAGCTGAGACACTGGCATGTTTAAACGAACTTGGTCCGCATGGGTATATCCCCTGCTCCTGCCATTATGCCCAGGCGGATACGCCGGTTGAAAATGTGATCGCGCTGATTGAAACCGTGCAGCAGTTTAAACTGTAG
- a CDS encoding AraC family transcriptional regulator: MTRKNLQFTKAPLHNSSAAQQLKHTGLAFDYFPAFKQNHHEFHTHEYIEMLFVISGTFRHIAGERTYDETAGGLTILNFNQFHTLNAAAPVELVNVYWNPARYIPPELPQPLNDQIQKLIPLHPQFSHRLNRIIHLQMTDPEKTKNLLLMLCAEQKHKTAGTGAAIDALFRLFLIELCRAAPALKNPPEQVNRRMEKIRQHLDANYTAPIRLERLCTLARLQPANLCRQFKKYTGVSIGDYLKQYRLAAAMHQLRNSGDKILTVCSDCGFSDIANFNRTFRRAIGKTPTEYRSSCL, translated from the coding sequence ATGACTCGTAAAAATTTACAGTTCACCAAAGCTCCTCTGCACAATTCATCCGCTGCACAGCAGTTAAAACACACCGGACTCGCTTTTGATTATTTTCCGGCGTTTAAACAGAATCATCACGAATTCCATACACACGAATATATTGAGATGCTGTTTGTCATCAGCGGAACGTTCCGGCATATCGCCGGTGAGCGAACGTATGACGAAACCGCCGGCGGCCTGACCATTCTCAACTTCAATCAGTTTCACACACTAAACGCTGCTGCACCGGTCGAACTCGTTAATGTTTACTGGAATCCAGCCCGTTACATCCCGCCGGAACTTCCGCAGCCGCTGAACGATCAAATACAAAAACTCATTCCGCTTCATCCGCAATTCAGTCACCGCCTCAATCGCATTATCCATTTACAAATGACTGATCCTGAAAAAACAAAAAACCTGCTGCTGATGCTTTGCGCCGAACAGAAACATAAAACTGCCGGAACCGGCGCCGCCATCGACGCCCTCTTCCGCCTTTTTCTAATCGAACTCTGCCGCGCCGCGCCGGCACTAAAAAATCCGCCGGAACAAGTTAACCGCCGTATGGAAAAAATCCGGCAGCACCTTGATGCAAACTACACCGCGCCAATCCGGCTTGAACGGCTTTGTACACTCGCCAGACTTCAACCGGCGAATCTCTGCCGGCAGTTTAAAAAATATACCGGCGTCAGTATCGGTGACTATTTAAAACAGTACCGTCTCGCTGCCGCCATGCATCAGTTGCGGAATTCCGGCGATAAAATTCTTACTGTCTGCAGCGACTGCGGATTTTCTGACATCGCCAACTTCAACCGGACATTCCGGCGCGCAATCGGCAAAACACCAACCGAATATCGATCCAGTTGCTTGTAG
- a CDS encoding rubredoxin: protein MKKYRCVPCGYIYDPAAGDPDNSVAPGTAFEDLPADWVCPECGATQDLFEVEE, encoded by the coding sequence ATGAAAAAATACAGATGCGTTCCTTGTGGTTACATCTACGACCCGGCCGCCGGCGATCCGGATAACAGCGTCGCGCCCGGTACTGCATTCGAAGATTTACCGGCAGACTGGGTCTGCCCCGAATGCGGCGCAACCCAGGATCTGTTTGAAGTCGAAGAATAA
- the nifJ gene encoding pyruvate:ferredoxin (flavodoxin) oxidoreductase: protein MSKKMVTIDGNTAAAHVAYAFSEIAAIYPITPSSNMGEYTDIWAAQGRKNMFGSAVSVTEMQSEAGAAGAVHGALSAGSLTTTFTASQGLLLMIPNMYKIAGEMLPTVFHVSARSLAAQSLSIFGDHSDVMSVRNTGFALMSAAGIQETMDLAIVSHLATLKGQVPFLNFFDGFRTSHEIQKVEEVAYEVMKELLEPEYVERFRKRGLRPEAPVLKVAAQNGDVYFQGRETVNKYYDALPEIVQDYMDKLAAKIGRQYHLFDYAGAKDATKVIIAMGSACDTIEATVNKLNAAGEKLGLVKVRLYRPFSAKAFVGCLPKTVKKIAVLDRTKEPGAPGEPLFLDVMAALDNQGVQVIGGRYGLSSKEFTPAMVKAVYDHLDGEAFHDFTVGITDDVTHKSLTVGKGFDIEADDVVNCMFWGLGSDGTVGANKNSIKIIGDNTDLNAQGYFVYDSKKSYGITVSHLRFGRSSVNYPYLIQNADFVACHNPAYIGRYDMLGCIKAGGTFLLNSEIPTDEVFDHLTRDMQEAIIQKKIKFYNIDALKLATEAGLGNRINTVMQTAFFKLSGVLEVDQAVELIKAAIKKTYANKGEDIITMNCTAVDKALAAVEEVKIPATITKSFVPVELIPESAGCFAKEVMEPVILLKGDDVPVSKMSFDGTLPTGTSALEKRGIAPRVPGWVKENCIQCNQCVMSCPHAVIRAKQIDPEDLKDAPAGFDTLKSTTKNERDLQYRIQVYIEDCTGCGVCVETCPAKTKALEFKLLEEERNAGERRNAEFFDALPDNVLDGAPENTLKGLQFKKPLFEFSGACAGCGETPYVKLVTQLYGEHMVVANATGCSSIYGGTFPAIPYCTSKEGRGPAWANSLFEDNAEYGLGMRLAIDQNRKTLTELAAKAAELGADNDLTAAMERALETGKNIGDQAVAAQNAVKLLLPNALNAASGELKDVLVKINELSDYFVDKSVWIFGGDGWAYDIGYGGLDHVVASGKNVNILVLDTEVYSNTGGQMSKATPLGAVAQFAAAGKRVGKKNLGFMCMSYGYVYVASIAMGANRIQTQRAFMEAAAYDGPSIIIAYAPCIAHGINMMKTQTEQKRAVESGYWPLYRYNPAGEEGKRFIWESKPPTDSFQDFIRSERRYATLLKSAPQEAEKLFAAAEEDAQRRMIFMENLGKIM, encoded by the coding sequence ATGAGTAAGAAAATGGTGACGATTGACGGAAATACCGCGGCAGCTCACGTAGCGTATGCGTTCAGCGAAATCGCGGCAATTTATCCGATTACCCCTTCATCCAATATGGGTGAATACACTGATATCTGGGCGGCACAAGGCCGCAAAAATATGTTCGGTTCCGCAGTGAGCGTGACGGAGATGCAGTCTGAAGCCGGTGCCGCCGGTGCAGTGCATGGTGCGCTGAGCGCGGGTTCGCTGACGACCACCTTTACGGCATCGCAGGGCCTTCTGCTGATGATTCCGAATATGTATAAGATCGCCGGCGAGATGCTGCCGACAGTTTTCCACGTTTCAGCGCGTTCGCTTGCTGCGCAGTCGCTCTCAATTTTCGGCGATCACTCGGACGTGATGAGTGTGCGCAATACCGGCTTTGCACTGATGTCGGCCGCCGGAATTCAGGAAACAATGGATCTCGCGATCGTGAGTCATCTGGCAACGCTGAAAGGTCAGGTTCCGTTCCTTAACTTTTTTGACGGGTTCCGTACATCGCACGAAATTCAGAAGGTTGAAGAAGTTGCGTATGAGGTCATGAAGGAGCTGCTGGAGCCGGAATATGTTGAGCGTTTCCGCAAACGCGGCTTGCGCCCGGAAGCGCCGGTGCTGAAAGTTGCGGCGCAGAACGGCGACGTCTATTTCCAGGGCCGTGAAACGGTGAATAAATATTACGACGCCCTGCCGGAAATAGTTCAGGATTATATGGATAAGCTCGCGGCGAAAATCGGCCGGCAGTATCACCTCTTCGATTATGCCGGCGCGAAGGATGCGACAAAAGTGATCATCGCGATGGGTTCGGCCTGTGATACGATTGAAGCAACGGTAAATAAACTGAATGCTGCCGGTGAAAAACTCGGTCTGGTAAAAGTTCGTCTCTATCGTCCGTTTTCAGCAAAAGCATTTGTGGGCTGTCTGCCGAAGACGGTGAAGAAAATTGCGGTGCTCGACCGCACGAAAGAACCGGGCGCGCCGGGTGAGCCGCTGTTCCTCGACGTGATGGCGGCGCTCGACAATCAGGGCGTTCAGGTGATCGGCGGCCGCTACGGTCTCTCCTCCAAAGAGTTCACGCCGGCGATGGTAAAAGCGGTGTATGACCACCTGGACGGCGAGGCGTTTCACGACTTTACGGTGGGTATTACCGACGACGTGACGCATAAATCGCTGACCGTCGGCAAAGGGTTTGATATTGAAGCAGACGACGTGGTGAACTGCATGTTCTGGGGTTTGGGTTCCGATGGAACGGTGGGTGCGAACAAAAATTCCATTAAAATTATCGGCGACAACACCGATCTGAACGCGCAGGGCTATTTTGTTTATGACTCAAAGAAATCATACGGCATTACTGTTTCACATCTGCGTTTCGGCAGGAGTTCGGTAAACTATCCCTATCTGATTCAAAATGCCGATTTTGTGGCGTGTCATAATCCGGCCTACATCGGCCGTTACGACATGCTCGGCTGTATCAAAGCCGGCGGTACATTCCTGCTGAACTCCGAAATTCCGACCGATGAAGTGTTTGATCACCTCACGCGCGACATGCAGGAAGCAATCATTCAGAAAAAGATTAAATTCTACAATATCGACGCACTGAAACTCGCGACGGAAGCCGGACTCGGCAACCGTATTAACACAGTCATGCAGACCGCATTTTTTAAACTGTCCGGTGTGCTGGAGGTGGATCAAGCGGTTGAGCTGATCAAAGCCGCGATTAAAAAAACCTATGCGAACAAGGGCGAGGACATCATTACAATGAACTGCACCGCGGTGGACAAAGCACTGGCCGCAGTAGAAGAGGTTAAAATTCCGGCGACGATTACCAAATCGTTTGTTCCGGTTGAACTGATTCCGGAAAGTGCCGGCTGTTTCGCGAAAGAGGTGATGGAGCCGGTCATTCTGCTGAAAGGCGATGATGTGCCGGTTTCCAAAATGTCGTTCGACGGTACGCTGCCGACCGGCACCAGCGCACTCGAAAAGCGCGGTATCGCACCGCGTGTTCCGGGCTGGGTGAAAGAAAACTGTATTCAGTGCAACCAGTGCGTAATGTCCTGTCCGCACGCTGTTATCCGCGCGAAACAGATTGATCCGGAAGACCTGAAAGATGCGCCCGCTGGTTTTGATACGCTGAAATCAACGACAAAGAACGAGCGCGATCTGCAGTACCGCATCCAGGTCTATATCGAAGACTGTACCGGGTGCGGCGTTTGCGTAGAAACCTGTCCGGCAAAAACCAAAGCGCTCGAATTCAAATTACTGGAAGAAGAACGTAACGCCGGCGAGCGCCGGAATGCTGAATTCTTCGACGCTCTGCCCGACAATGTACTGGACGGGGCACCGGAAAACACACTGAAAGGTCTGCAGTTCAAGAAGCCGCTGTTTGAGTTTTCCGGCGCCTGCGCCGGTTGCGGTGAAACACCGTATGTGAAACTCGTTACGCAGCTGTACGGCGAGCATATGGTTGTTGCGAACGCCACCGGATGCTCCTCGATTTACGGCGGAACATTCCCGGCGATTCCATATTGCACAAGCAAAGAGGGCCGCGGTCCGGCATGGGCGAACTCGCTCTTTGAAGACAACGCCGAATATGGCCTTGGGATGCGTTTGGCGATCGACCAGAACCGCAAGACGCTCACCGAACTTGCCGCGAAAGCGGCGGAGCTCGGCGCTGATAACGATCTGACGGCGGCCATGGAGCGTGCGCTTGAAACCGGTAAGAATATCGGCGACCAGGCGGTTGCAGCACAGAATGCAGTCAAGCTGCTGCTGCCGAATGCACTTAACGCCGCCTCCGGTGAACTTAAAGACGTTCTTGTGAAAATCAACGAGCTCTCCGACTACTTCGTCGATAAGAGCGTCTGGATTTTCGGCGGCGATGGCTGGGCGTATGACATCGGTTACGGCGGACTCGATCATGTGGTCGCTTCCGGTAAAAACGTCAACATTCTTGTGCTGGATACCGAAGTCTATTCCAACACCGGCGGACAGATGTCCAAAGCCACGCCGCTGGGAGCGGTTGCCCAGTTTGCGGCCGCCGGAAAACGCGTCGGCAAGAAAAACCTCGGCTTCATGTGCATGAGCTACGGTTATGTTTACGTTGCGTCCATTGCGATGGGCGCCAATCGTATACAGACGCAGAGAGCATTCATGGAAGCCGCGGCGTACGACGGACCGTCGATCATCATCGCTTATGCGCCTTGTATCGCGCACGGAATTAACATGATGAAAACGCAGACCGAGCAGAAGCGCGCCGTTGAAAGCGGCTACTGGCCGCTCTACCGCTACAATCCGGCGGGCGAAGAAGGCAAGCGCTTCATCTGGGAAAGCAAACCGCCGACAGACAGTTTCCAGGATTTCATCCGCAGCGAACGCCGTTATGCAACGCTCCTCAAGAGCGCGCCGCAGGAAGCGGAAAAACTCTTCGCTGCGGCGGAAGAAGACGCGCAGCGCCGGATGATCTTTATGGAAAATCTTGGCAAAATTATGTAA